The following are encoded in a window of Desulfopila inferna genomic DNA:
- a CDS encoding UDP-glucose dehydrogenase family protein: MKITIIGTGYVGLVTGTCFAEFGHHVTCVDNDESKIDKLTHGVIPIYEPGLNTMVAKNVAEGRLKFSQQLGESVAETEAVFLAVGTPSSRRGDGYADLSYIFEAAREIAPLLQGYTVIVDKSTVPVGTARQVARIIHELNPTADFDVASNPEFLREGAAITDFMRPDRVVIGVESARAEEVLRAIYHPLYLQETPIVQTDIETAELTKYAANAFLATKISFINEIALLCDSIGADVVALAKGIGMDGRIGKKFLHPGPGYGGSCFPKDTLALMRVAQEHGQNLRIVEATVEVNAAQKAKMVKKIRDGLGGSEAGKTIAVLGLTFKPETDDMRDAPAITILPALLERGAIIRAHDPEGMEEAKKYLPENMIYVENAYEACIDADAIILMTEWNQYRALDLDKIGSLMKTKVLIDLRNVYEPQRLRKKGFAYTGVGRS, encoded by the coding sequence ATGAAAATTACCATTATTGGTACCGGCTATGTCGGCTTGGTTACCGGGACCTGCTTTGCTGAATTTGGCCATCACGTAACCTGCGTGGACAACGACGAATCTAAAATCGATAAATTAACCCATGGCGTAATTCCGATTTATGAACCGGGCCTCAACACCATGGTGGCCAAAAACGTCGCAGAAGGGAGGTTGAAATTTTCCCAGCAGCTCGGCGAAAGTGTGGCGGAAACCGAAGCGGTATTCCTTGCCGTGGGAACACCAAGCAGCAGAAGAGGCGACGGTTATGCCGACCTCAGCTATATCTTCGAGGCAGCCAGAGAAATCGCCCCTCTTCTCCAGGGTTACACCGTGATCGTGGATAAGAGCACCGTTCCAGTGGGTACGGCGCGGCAGGTTGCCCGCATTATACATGAATTGAATCCCACCGCGGATTTCGATGTTGCTTCAAATCCGGAATTTTTACGTGAAGGTGCTGCCATCACGGATTTTATGAGACCGGATCGAGTAGTTATCGGCGTAGAGTCAGCTCGGGCGGAAGAAGTGTTGAGAGCCATTTACCACCCGCTTTACCTTCAGGAAACTCCTATTGTCCAAACAGATATCGAAACAGCCGAACTCACCAAATATGCCGCCAATGCCTTTCTCGCCACCAAAATAAGCTTTATCAATGAAATTGCTCTGTTATGCGATTCCATCGGAGCAGACGTCGTTGCACTGGCCAAGGGCATCGGCATGGATGGCAGGATCGGTAAAAAATTCCTGCATCCCGGACCTGGGTATGGCGGATCCTGTTTTCCAAAGGATACCCTGGCCCTGATGAGAGTAGCCCAGGAACATGGGCAGAATCTCAGAATTGTCGAGGCTACGGTTGAGGTCAATGCCGCCCAAAAAGCCAAAATGGTGAAAAAAATCCGTGATGGCCTGGGAGGGAGCGAGGCCGGTAAAACTATTGCCGTACTCGGTCTGACATTCAAGCCTGAAACTGATGATATGCGGGACGCTCCAGCGATTACCATACTGCCTGCGCTGCTGGAAAGAGGCGCGATAATCAGGGCTCACGATCCCGAAGGCATGGAAGAGGCGAAGAAATACCTGCCGGAAAACATGATATATGTCGAAAATGCCTATGAGGCCTGCATCGATGCAGATGCGATAATCCTTATGACGGAGTGGAACCAGTACCGCGCATTGGACCTGGATAAAATAGGCAGCCTGATGAAAACAAAGGTCCTTATCGATTTGCGCAACGTCTACGAGCCGCAAAGACTCCGCAAAAAGGGCTTTGCCTATACCGGAGTGGGCAGGTCATAG
- a CDS encoding YggS family pyridoxal phosphate-dependent enzyme, giving the protein MIAENLEHLKKSIAQIARNCGRDENSVRLVAVSKRFPPEAVIEAKNAGQLLFGENYIQEAQEKFDLIGNAVQFHFIGHLQSNKAKIAAELFAMVETVDRIKLAAALNKHLLALDRTLDVLVQVNIGKDDNKSGVQPEDAEKLVQEIGRLPKLRVRGLMTMPPFTENPEDARPYFRNLKRLADSMAEKSLFYDNKNIELSMGMTHDYPIAIEEGATLVRIGTAIFGERPTKV; this is encoded by the coding sequence ATGATTGCCGAAAATCTTGAACACCTGAAGAAAAGCATCGCCCAAATCGCCAGGAACTGTGGCAGGGACGAGAACTCTGTGCGGCTTGTCGCCGTCTCCAAAAGATTTCCGCCGGAGGCTGTTATAGAAGCAAAAAATGCGGGTCAGCTTCTTTTCGGCGAAAACTATATTCAGGAAGCGCAGGAGAAGTTCGATCTTATCGGTAACGCAGTTCAGTTTCACTTCATCGGCCATCTGCAGAGCAATAAAGCGAAAATCGCCGCAGAACTGTTTGCAATGGTCGAAACCGTTGATCGCATCAAACTGGCTGCAGCCTTGAATAAGCATCTGCTTGCTCTTGACAGGACGCTCGACGTTCTGGTCCAGGTAAATATCGGCAAGGACGACAATAAATCCGGCGTGCAACCGGAAGATGCGGAAAAACTCGTGCAGGAGATTGGTCGACTCCCCAAGCTCCGCGTCAGAGGTTTAATGACAATGCCGCCCTTTACCGAAAATCCCGAAGATGCCCGGCCATATTTTCGTAATTTGAAAAGGCTGGCAGACTCTATGGCTGAGAAAAGTTTATTTTACGACAACAAAAATATTGAATTATCCATGGGAATGACGCATGATTATCCTATTGCAATCGAAGAAGGAGCAACGCTGGTCCGCATAGGAACAGCCATATTCGGAGAGCGTCCCACAAAAGTGTAG
- a CDS encoding PxxKW family cysteine-rich protein: MQKQTSVNYSEGKFQPIIDKCEGCERVVEESGNQYCQTYLFPKAKWKLGICNFATHAKPEIIVTNVRVNPLKAAKRASKR, from the coding sequence ATGCAGAAGCAGACTTCAGTCAATTACAGCGAAGGAAAATTCCAGCCGATCATAGACAAATGTGAAGGTTGTGAGCGGGTAGTTGAAGAAAGCGGTAATCAGTATTGCCAGACCTATCTTTTTCCTAAAGCAAAATGGAAACTGGGAATTTGTAACTTTGCAACCCATGCAAAACCTGAGATCATAGTTACAAACGTCCGCGTCAATCCATTGAAAGCTGCAAAGAGAGCTTCAAAAAGATAA
- a CDS encoding TatD family hydrolase has translation MTTKRVPLPVLKDSACLIDTHCHLDMDAYASDLQTVLENARSHGVKSIITIGIDPSSSQAAVRLSADYDMIKATVGIHPHDVGNVDSVDLDNLEQLIDSRREEIVGYGEIGLDYVKRYCEPELQRQYFQDQLLIAKNHNLPVIIHDRDAHQDILTILKKNGPYDNGGVMHCFSGDYDFAERILDLGFAISIPGIVTFKNAASLQETARRIPLDTLLLETDGPFLAPVPYRGKRNEPLYLLYTAAQIALLRGITIEDVAEATTANASRLFNMANPMENNQ, from the coding sequence TTGACTACGAAAAGAGTACCATTACCCGTTTTGAAAGATTCCGCCTGTCTGATAGACACCCATTGTCATCTGGATATGGATGCCTACGCCTCAGATCTGCAGACAGTTCTGGAAAATGCCCGCTCCCATGGCGTCAAATCGATAATAACCATCGGAATTGATCCGTCCAGTTCCCAGGCCGCCGTCAGGCTCTCCGCCGACTACGACATGATAAAAGCAACCGTGGGAATACATCCACATGATGTTGGTAATGTCGACAGCGTGGATCTTGACAACCTGGAGCAATTAATCGATAGCCGTAGAGAAGAAATCGTGGGCTACGGCGAGATCGGTCTGGATTATGTAAAGCGTTATTGCGAGCCGGAGCTGCAGAGGCAATATTTCCAGGATCAGCTTCTGATTGCCAAAAATCACAATCTGCCGGTTATCATACATGATCGTGATGCACATCAAGATATTTTGACGATCCTTAAAAAAAACGGACCCTATGACAACGGCGGTGTAATGCACTGTTTTTCAGGAGACTATGATTTTGCCGAAAGGATATTGGATCTTGGGTTTGCCATTTCCATTCCCGGGATCGTCACCTTCAAGAATGCTGCGTCACTGCAGGAAACTGCAAGACGTATCCCCCTGGATACACTGCTTCTTGAAACTGACGGGCCATTTCTCGCCCCGGTCCCCTATCGCGGCAAACGTAACGAACCTCTCTATCTCCTCTATACTGCAGCCCAAATCGCCCTTTTGAGAGGAATCACTATCGAAGATGTGGCCGAGGCTACAACTGCCAATGCCTCAAGGCTTTTTAATATGGCCAACCCCATGGAGAATAATCAATGA